One Synechococcales cyanobacterium T60_A2020_003 genomic window carries:
- a CDS encoding pentapeptide repeat-containing protein codes for MRAVWKVFGVLIVLVSVALPLPAWAASSAAIRAYDDVNVTEKNYAGQDLVRAEFSNVDLKGVDFSGADLQGAVFNGAIAKNANMHGVNFSNGIAYLSDFSGVDLSDAVLESAMMMKTLFKGANVTGADFSYAMLDREQILYLCDTATGTNPVTGVDTRESLGCP; via the coding sequence ATGCGCGCCGTCTGGAAGGTCTTTGGTGTTTTAATCGTGCTGGTCAGCGTAGCCCTGCCTCTACCTGCTTGGGCTGCTAGCTCTGCTGCGATTCGAGCCTATGATGATGTCAACGTGACCGAAAAGAACTACGCAGGTCAAGATTTAGTCCGGGCAGAATTTAGCAACGTTGACCTGAAAGGAGTGGACTTTAGCGGAGCCGACTTGCAAGGAGCGGTGTTTAATGGGGCGATCGCTAAGAACGCCAATATGCATGGCGTTAACTTTAGTAATGGCATTGCCTATCTCAGCGACTTTTCGGGTGTAGATCTGAGCGACGCCGTTCTCGAATCCGCCATGATGATGAAAACCCTTTTCAAAGGGGCAAATGTGACCGGGGCAGATTTTAGCTACGCCATGCTGGATCGGGAGCAGATTCTTTATCTCTGCGATACGGCAACGGGTACGAACCCCGTCACAGGTGTGGATACGCGGGAGTCGCTAGGCTGCCCATAA